A genomic region of Friedmanniella luteola contains the following coding sequences:
- a CDS encoding alpha/beta fold hydrolase: MSWPVSGGRFALGDLPVELGGTIRGAELAWQAHGTLNAARDNVIVYPCSYGADHDDLAWLIGPDGVLDPHRWFVVVPDMFSNGLSSSAADDPAFPAVVTLADNVRAQHRLLTEHLGVTGVACAYGFSMGAGQAYHWAALYPELVRRAVVVCGSARTAVHNQVFLSGLLRVLEAAPEHLGGGRFSAQPAAAVKAFAHVYAGWGLSQDFYRAGLHETVLGAPDLDTYLRTDWEDSFATSRAANLYAQARTWAEADISRGDSSGGDLPAALASIQASVLLLPGETDLYFRVADSEAELAHLRDGALHPIPSIWGHRAGNPRTNPEDLAFLRREVRAWLER, translated from the coding sequence GTGAGCTGGCCGGTCAGTGGCGGACGGTTCGCGCTGGGCGACCTGCCGGTCGAGCTCGGCGGCACGATCCGCGGTGCGGAGCTGGCCTGGCAGGCGCACGGGACGCTGAACGCCGCTCGGGACAACGTCATCGTCTACCCGTGCAGCTACGGCGCCGACCACGACGACCTCGCCTGGTTGATCGGACCCGACGGCGTCCTGGACCCGCACCGCTGGTTCGTCGTGGTGCCGGACATGTTCTCCAACGGTCTCTCGTCCTCGGCGGCCGACGACCCGGCGTTCCCGGCCGTCGTGACGCTGGCCGACAACGTGCGGGCGCAGCACCGGCTGCTCACCGAGCACCTCGGCGTCACCGGGGTGGCCTGCGCCTACGGCTTCTCCATGGGTGCCGGCCAGGCCTACCACTGGGCTGCGCTGTACCCGGAGCTGGTGCGGCGCGCGGTGGTGGTCTGCGGGAGCGCTCGCACCGCCGTGCACAACCAGGTGTTCCTGTCGGGGCTGCTGCGGGTGCTCGAGGCGGCGCCCGAGCACCTCGGCGGTGGCCGCTTCTCCGCCCAGCCCGCGGCGGCGGTCAAGGCCTTCGCGCACGTCTACGCCGGCTGGGGGCTGAGCCAGGACTTCTACCGGGCCGGGCTGCACGAGACCGTGCTGGGGGCCCCGGACCTCGACACCTACCTGCGCACGGACTGGGAGGACTCCTTCGCCACCTCCCGGGCCGCGAACCTCTACGCGCAGGCCCGGACCTGGGCCGAGGCCGACATCAGCCGCGGCGACTCCTCCGGCGGCGACCTGCCCGCGGCGCTGGCGTCGATCCAGGCGTCGGTGCTGCTCCTGCCGGGTGAGACCGACCTCTACTTCCGGGTCGCGGACAGCGAGGCCGAGCTGGCGCACCTGCGCGACGGCGCGCTGCACCCCATCCCCAGCATCTGGGGGCACCGTGCGGGCAACCCGCGGACGAACCCGGAGGACCTCGCCTTCCTCCGGCGTGAGGTGCGCGCCTGGCTGGAGCGCTGA
- the rpsO gene encoding 30S ribosomal protein S15: MAFDAAIKKQTIDEFATHEGDTGSPEVQVAVLTRRIAHLTEHLKEHKHDHHSRRGLMLLVGQRRRLLNYVAKTDINRYRTLIERLGLRR; the protein is encoded by the coding sequence GTGGCTTTTGACGCTGCCATCAAGAAGCAGACCATCGACGAGTTCGCCACCCACGAAGGTGACACGGGTTCTCCCGAGGTGCAGGTCGCGGTCCTCACCCGGCGCATCGCGCACCTGACCGAGCACCTGAAGGAGCACAAGCACGACCACCACAGCCGTCGTGGCCTGATGCTCCTGGTCGGCCAGCGCCGCCGTCTGCTCAACTACGTGGCCAAGACCGACATCAACCGCTACCGGACGCTCATCGAGCGGCTCGGCCTGCGTCGCTGA
- a CDS encoding ABC transporter permease produces the protein MTVPVLAPVQTSSRLRRVSQVAALVTLVLFVLLLVAPGALAHTPPNTTTDAFLAPPSGDHWFGTDQLGRDVLSRTVFGARPVLLASLLGVLVAMAAGVAVGIVAGTAPRWLNAVLMRAVDVLLALPVLLIALILIATAGSGIRSIVAAIAVAFAPGFARVVEASVRKLRTAEYVEASQVFGSTGLRTAVRHLLPNLMTEVVVLGSSAVGWAVLTATTLSFLGLGVELPAPDWGSDLAAGATSLSTAWWLSSFPGLAITLTILLANFSGDYLMGALDPREGVRLRQGVRTFLGNRAPRVVPPATATATTTNGAAR, from the coding sequence ATGACCGTCCCGGTGCTCGCCCCCGTCCAGACGTCGTCACGGCTGCGGCGGGTGTCCCAGGTCGCGGCCCTGGTCACCCTGGTCCTGTTCGTGCTGCTGCTCGTCGCCCCGGGCGCGCTGGCCCACACCCCGCCGAACACGACCACGGACGCCTTCCTGGCCCCGCCCAGCGGGGACCACTGGTTCGGCACCGACCAGCTCGGCCGCGACGTCCTCAGCCGCACCGTCTTCGGAGCCCGCCCGGTCCTGCTGGCCAGCCTGCTCGGGGTGCTGGTGGCCATGGCCGCCGGCGTCGCGGTGGGGATCGTGGCCGGGACGGCGCCGCGCTGGCTGAACGCCGTGCTGATGCGCGCCGTCGACGTGCTGCTCGCCCTGCCCGTGCTGCTGATCGCCCTCATCCTGATCGCGACGGCCGGCTCGGGCATCCGGAGCATCGTCGCGGCGATCGCGGTGGCGTTCGCCCCGGGGTTCGCCCGGGTCGTGGAGGCGTCGGTCCGCAAGCTGCGGACGGCGGAGTACGTCGAGGCGTCGCAGGTCTTCGGCTCGACCGGGCTGCGGACGGCCGTCCGGCACCTGCTGCCCAACCTGATGACCGAGGTGGTGGTGCTCGGCAGCAGCGCCGTCGGCTGGGCCGTGCTGACCGCCACCACGCTCAGCTTCCTCGGGCTGGGCGTCGAGCTGCCCGCCCCCGACTGGGGCAGCGACCTCGCGGCCGGCGCCACCAGCCTCTCGACCGCCTGGTGGCTCTCCAGCTTCCCCGGGCTGGCCATCACGCTCACGATCCTGCTCGCCAACTTCAGCGGCGACTACCTGATGGGGGCCCTCGACCCCCGCGAGGGTGTCCGGCTGCGGCAGGGCGTGCGCACCTTCCTGGGCAACCGGGCGCCGCGGGTCGTGCCGCCGGCGACCGCGACGGCCACCACGACGAACGGAGCAGCACGATGA
- a CDS encoding ABC transporter ATP-binding protein, producing the protein MSLLEVRGLRTEIATRTGRVRPVDDVSFSLEAGETLGLVGESGSGKTMTGMSLIRLLPPGGAVVGGSVRFDGVELTELDDAGIRRLRGNEIAMVSQDPMTSLNPTRTIGSQLREAYRIHTGASRPAADARAVEVLHLVGMPRPRERLGAYPHQLSGGMRQRVMIALGLVCEPKLLIADEPTTALDVSIQAQILELLDDLKARLSMAVLLVTHDLGVIAGHADRVAVMYGGRVVEEATTPALFGDARHRYSEALFESMPTLDLDPEADLATIPGIPPRLVGLGPGCRFAPRCRFAQDDCRTLDPVLDEVAPGHAHACFHPREGGAAEPTGRTLRQRPERPDRERAAPVAELFEVHKRFALRSDRLFGPARRVHAVSGVSLVVNAGETLGIVGESGCGKTTIGRMLVGLEGPTEGAVSFEGRTFTGMSKREFRERRRDVQMMFQDSAAALDPRMTVEALVAEPMAAQGVGSRAERRAVVAELLEAVGLGADSGARYAHEFSGGQRQRIAMARALALRPRIIVADEPVSALDVSVQAQILNLMRSLQDRYGLTYVVISHDLSLLKYLADRIGVMYLGKLVELGTSEEVYRAPRHPYTAGLIASIPVPDPARERRTASAPLGGELPSAVDPPSGCRFRTRCPRATEVCAVQTPPLAPADDLHAVACHHPLTGSDPVAPELELEPAQRTGPA; encoded by the coding sequence ATGAGCCTGCTGGAGGTCCGCGGGCTGCGGACCGAGATCGCCACCCGGACGGGTCGGGTCCGCCCCGTCGACGACGTCTCCTTCTCCCTCGAGGCCGGTGAGACCCTGGGCCTGGTGGGGGAGTCCGGCTCGGGCAAGACCATGACCGGCATGTCGCTGATCCGGCTGCTGCCCCCGGGCGGCGCGGTCGTCGGCGGGTCGGTCCGCTTCGACGGCGTCGAGCTCACCGAGCTGGACGACGCGGGGATCCGGCGGCTGCGGGGCAACGAGATCGCCATGGTGTCGCAGGACCCGATGACCTCCCTGAACCCCACCCGGACCATCGGCAGCCAGCTGCGCGAGGCCTACCGGATCCACACCGGCGCCTCCCGCCCGGCCGCGGACGCGCGGGCGGTCGAGGTGCTCCACCTGGTCGGCATGCCGCGACCGCGCGAGCGCCTGGGGGCCTACCCGCACCAGCTCTCCGGCGGCATGCGGCAGCGGGTGATGATCGCCCTCGGGCTCGTCTGCGAGCCCAAGCTGCTGATCGCGGACGAGCCGACCACGGCGCTCGACGTGTCCATCCAGGCGCAGATCCTCGAGCTGCTCGACGACCTCAAGGCCCGGCTGTCGATGGCGGTGCTGCTGGTCACCCACGACCTCGGTGTGATCGCCGGGCACGCGGACCGGGTGGCGGTGATGTACGGCGGCCGGGTGGTCGAGGAGGCGACCACCCCGGCGCTCTTCGGCGACGCGCGGCACCGGTACAGCGAGGCGCTGTTCGAGTCGATGCCCACCCTCGACCTCGACCCCGAGGCCGACCTCGCCACCATCCCCGGCATCCCGCCGCGTCTGGTGGGGCTCGGTCCGGGCTGCCGGTTCGCGCCGCGGTGCCGCTTCGCGCAGGACGACTGCCGGACCCTCGACCCGGTGCTGGACGAGGTGGCTCCCGGGCACGCCCACGCCTGCTTCCACCCGCGGGAGGGCGGTGCCGCCGAGCCGACTGGCCGGACGCTGCGGCAGCGCCCCGAGCGGCCCGACCGGGAGCGGGCGGCCCCGGTGGCGGAGCTGTTCGAGGTGCACAAGCGCTTCGCGCTCAGGTCGGACCGGCTCTTCGGGCCCGCCCGGAGGGTGCACGCCGTCTCGGGGGTCAGCCTGGTGGTGAACGCCGGGGAGACCCTGGGGATCGTGGGGGAGTCCGGCTGCGGCAAGACCACCATCGGGCGGATGCTGGTCGGCCTCGAGGGGCCGACCGAGGGTGCGGTGTCCTTCGAGGGCCGCACGTTCACGGGGATGTCCAAGCGCGAGTTCCGGGAGCGTCGGCGCGACGTCCAGATGATGTTCCAGGACTCCGCCGCGGCCCTCGACCCGCGGATGACGGTCGAGGCGCTGGTCGCCGAGCCGATGGCCGCACAGGGCGTCGGCAGCCGGGCCGAGCGTCGTGCGGTGGTGGCGGAGCTGCTGGAGGCGGTCGGCCTGGGCGCGGACTCCGGGGCGCGCTACGCCCACGAGTTCTCCGGCGGCCAGCGGCAGCGGATCGCGATGGCCCGGGCCCTGGCCCTGCGGCCACGGATCATCGTCGCCGACGAGCCCGTCTCGGCCCTCGACGTGTCCGTGCAGGCGCAGATCCTCAACCTGATGCGCTCCCTCCAGGACCGCTACGGGCTCACCTACGTCGTCATCTCCCACGACCTCTCGCTGCTCAAGTACCTGGCCGACCGGATCGGGGTGATGTACCTCGGCAAGCTGGTCGAGCTGGGCACCAGCGAGGAGGTCTACCGTGCCCCGCGGCACCCCTACACGGCCGGCCTGATCGCCTCCATCCCCGTCCCCGACCCCGCGCGGGAGCGGCGGACCGCCTCAGCACCACTCGGCGGGGAGCTGCCCTCAGCCGTCGACCCGCCCAGCGGCTGCCGCTTCCGCACCCGGTGCCCCCGGGCCACCGAGGTGTGCGCCGTGCAGACCCCGCCGCTCGCCCCGGCCGACGACCTGCACGCGGTGGCCTGCCACCATCCCCTCACCGGGTCCGACCCGGTCGCCCCCGAGCTCGAGCTCGAGCCCGCGCAGAGAACAGGACCTGCATGA
- a CDS encoding acetamidase/formamidase family protein, translated as MTTSLDPTASAVRLDPSADTTADVFSAAHAPVLTVDAGTRLTVRSLDASGYLAPQEHPGQEQPKLHPDGRGHCLTGPIAVRGARPGQMLALHLHALRPDPWGWTVAAALDTPVSRRLGLADGPPAWLLWALDADAGTGRETRGFVRDLAPFLGVMGVAPAEPGEHSTIPPRAGSGGNIDCKELVAGSTLYLPVAVPEALLYLGDGHAAQGDGEVGGTAVECPMTTELTVELVDDRPLPGVHAETPAGLVTFGFDADLNVATGDALDAMVLWMAGRYAVDKATALALASTVVDLRVTQVANQTWGVHAVLPTGSLR; from the coding sequence ATGACCACCAGCCTCGACCCGACCGCCTCGGCCGTCCGGCTCGACCCCAGCGCCGACACCACCGCCGACGTCTTCTCCGCCGCCCACGCGCCCGTGCTGACGGTGGACGCCGGCACCCGGCTCACCGTGCGCTCGCTCGACGCGTCCGGCTACCTGGCCCCGCAGGAGCACCCGGGCCAGGAGCAGCCGAAGCTGCACCCCGACGGCCGCGGGCACTGCCTCACGGGCCCGATCGCCGTGCGCGGGGCCCGGCCCGGCCAGATGCTCGCCCTCCACCTGCACGCGCTGCGCCCCGACCCGTGGGGCTGGACGGTCGCCGCGGCCCTCGACACCCCGGTCAGCCGACGGCTCGGCCTGGCGGACGGGCCGCCGGCCTGGCTGCTGTGGGCCCTCGACGCCGACGCGGGGACCGGTCGCGAGACCCGCGGCTTCGTCCGCGACCTCGCCCCGTTCCTCGGGGTGATGGGGGTGGCGCCCGCCGAGCCGGGGGAGCACTCGACCATCCCGCCGCGGGCGGGCAGCGGGGGCAACATCGACTGCAAGGAGCTCGTCGCCGGCTCGACGCTGTACCTGCCCGTCGCGGTGCCCGAGGCGCTGCTCTACCTCGGCGACGGCCACGCCGCGCAGGGCGACGGCGAGGTGGGCGGCACGGCGGTCGAGTGCCCGATGACCACCGAGCTGACCGTCGAGCTGGTGGACGACCGCCCCCTCCCCGGCGTGCACGCCGAGACCCCGGCCGGGCTCGTCACCTTCGGCTTCGACGCCGACCTCAACGTCGCCACCGGCGACGCCCTCGACGCGATGGTGCTCTGGATGGCCGGGCGCTACGCGGTCGACAAGGCGACGGCGCTGGCGCTGGCCAGCACCGTCGTCGACCTGCGGGTCACCCAGGTCGCCAACCAGACGTGGGGCGTGCACGCCGTCCTGCCCACGGGCAGCCTGCGGTGA
- a CDS encoding polyribonucleotide nucleotidyltransferase: MEGPELHVTEAVIDNGALGKHVVRFESGLLARQAAGSAAVYLDDDTMLLAATTAQSKPRDAIDFFPLTVDVEERMYAAGRIPGSFFRREGRPSEGAILTCRLIDRPLRPCFVKGLRNEVQVVVTVMALNPNKTYDVVAINAASMSTQLAGLPFTGPIGGVRVALIGDQWVGFPDVDQLGESTFDMVVAGRVLADGDVAIMMVEAESTAQTWDLVRSGKTAPTEEVVASGLEAAKPFIKALCDAQAELATHFPKTTAEFPIFADYQDDVFAAVSETASAELSQVMSIADKQEREQATDALKAKLVGQLSEQFAGREKEISGAFRALTKKLVRQKILTDQVRIDGRGLSDIRTLSAEVDVIPRVHGSALFQRGETQILGVTTLNMLGMEQKLDTLAPETTKRYMHNYNFPPYSTGETGRVGSPKRREIGHGALAERALLPVLPTREEFPYAIRQVSEALGSNGSTSMGSVCASTLGLLNAGVPLRAPVAGIAMGLVSDTVDGETRYVALTDILGAEDAMGDMDFKVAGTRDFITALQLDTKLDGIPASVLASALNQAKDARNSILDVMNEAIDGPDEMSLFAPRIITIHIPVDKIGEVIGPKGKVINQIQDDTGAQISIEDDGTIYVGADSGDKAEAARALINAIANPTMPEKGERYLGTVVKITAFGAFVSLLPGKDGLLHISKLRPLAGGARVDNVEDVVSVGQKIQVEINEIDDRGKLSLVPVVEEEASV; the protein is encoded by the coding sequence GTGGAGGGACCTGAACTGCACGTCACCGAGGCCGTCATCGACAACGGCGCCCTCGGCAAGCACGTCGTCCGTTTCGAGTCGGGCCTGCTGGCCCGTCAGGCCGCCGGTTCGGCCGCCGTCTACCTCGACGACGACACCATGCTCCTCGCGGCCACCACGGCCCAGAGCAAGCCGCGCGACGCCATCGACTTCTTCCCGCTGACCGTGGACGTCGAGGAGCGGATGTACGCCGCCGGGCGCATCCCCGGCTCGTTCTTCCGCCGCGAGGGCCGCCCGTCCGAGGGCGCCATCCTCACCTGCCGGCTGATCGACCGCCCGCTGCGCCCCTGCTTCGTCAAGGGCCTGCGCAACGAGGTCCAGGTCGTCGTCACCGTCATGGCGCTGAACCCGAACAAGACCTACGACGTCGTCGCCATCAACGCGGCCTCGATGTCCACCCAGCTGGCCGGCCTGCCGTTCACCGGCCCGATCGGCGGCGTCCGCGTCGCGCTGATCGGTGACCAGTGGGTCGGCTTCCCCGACGTCGACCAGCTCGGGGAGTCCACCTTCGACATGGTCGTGGCCGGCCGCGTGCTCGCCGACGGCGACGTCGCGATCATGATGGTCGAGGCCGAGTCGACGGCGCAGACCTGGGACCTGGTCCGCAGCGGGAAGACCGCGCCGACCGAGGAGGTCGTCGCCTCCGGTCTCGAGGCCGCGAAGCCGTTCATCAAGGCCCTGTGCGACGCGCAGGCCGAGCTGGCGACGCACTTCCCCAAGACCACGGCGGAGTTCCCGATCTTCGCGGACTACCAGGACGACGTCTTCGCCGCCGTCTCCGAGACCGCGTCGGCCGAGCTGTCGCAGGTCATGTCGATCGCGGACAAGCAGGAGCGCGAGCAGGCCACCGACGCGCTCAAGGCGAAGCTCGTCGGCCAGCTCTCCGAGCAGTTCGCGGGTCGCGAGAAGGAGATCTCCGGTGCGTTCCGGGCGCTCACCAAGAAGCTCGTCCGGCAGAAGATCCTCACCGACCAGGTGCGCATCGACGGCCGTGGGCTGAGCGACATCCGGACCCTGTCCGCCGAGGTCGACGTGATCCCCCGCGTGCACGGCTCGGCGCTGTTCCAGCGTGGCGAGACCCAGATCCTCGGCGTCACCACGCTGAACATGCTGGGCATGGAGCAGAAGCTCGACACGCTGGCGCCCGAGACCACCAAGCGCTACATGCACAACTACAACTTCCCGCCCTACTCCACCGGTGAGACCGGTCGGGTCGGGTCGCCGAAGCGGCGCGAGATCGGCCACGGAGCGCTCGCCGAGCGCGCCCTGCTGCCCGTGCTGCCGACGCGCGAGGAGTTCCCCTACGCCATCCGCCAGGTCTCCGAGGCGCTCGGGTCCAACGGGTCCACCTCGATGGGCTCGGTCTGCGCGTCCACCCTCGGCCTGCTGAACGCCGGGGTGCCGCTGCGCGCTCCCGTCGCCGGCATCGCCATGGGCCTGGTCTCCGACACCGTCGACGGCGAGACGCGCTACGTCGCGCTGACCGACATCCTCGGGGCCGAGGACGCCATGGGCGACATGGACTTCAAGGTCGCCGGCACGCGGGACTTCATCACCGCCCTGCAGCTCGACACCAAGCTCGACGGCATCCCGGCCTCGGTCCTCGCCTCGGCGCTGAACCAGGCCAAGGACGCCCGGAACTCGATCCTCGACGTCATGAACGAGGCCATCGACGGACCGGACGAGATGAGCCTGTTCGCGCCGCGGATCATCACGATCCACATCCCCGTCGACAAGATCGGTGAGGTCATCGGCCCGAAGGGCAAGGTGATCAACCAGATCCAGGACGACACCGGTGCGCAGATCTCGATCGAGGACGACGGCACGATCTACGTCGGTGCGGACTCGGGCGACAAGGCCGAGGCGGCGCGGGCGCTGATCAACGCCATCGCCAACCCGACCATGCCGGAGAAGGGCGAGCGGTACCTCGGCACCGTCGTCAAGATCACGGCCTTCGGCGCCTTCGTGTCGCTGCTGCCCGGCAAGGACGGCCTGCTGCACATCAGCAAGCTGCGCCCGCTGGCCGGTGGCGCGCGCGTCGACAACGTCGAGGACGTCGTCAGCGTCGGCCAGAAGATCCAGGTCGAGATCAACGAGATCGACGACCGGGGCAAGCTGTCGCTGGTCCCCGTCGTCGAGGAAGAGGCGTCGGTCTGA
- a CDS encoding ABC transporter permease → MAFVLRRFVAVLPVVLGITLVAFLLIHAIPGDPAATILFGSNAGPEQIAQLRSQLGLDRPLLTQYLDFLGQLLHGDLGTSYLTSNSVAHELLSRAPSTLLLTGAAIAVAVGVGVPLGLAAGARPGSVVDQLARGVSFLGVAIPYFFLALVLVLLLSVRLDWLPAIDDGTPRGLILPAVSLGWGYAAILTRLVRGRIIEEYRSEYVRSARARGCSEWRVLLGHALRNSSIPAITTIGLQFGNILTGAAITEVIFGRAGLGSFLASSITSKNIPVVQGAVVLIGIAYVLINLVVDLLVGAVDPRTRLAGSAA, encoded by the coding sequence GTGGCCTTCGTCCTGCGGCGCTTCGTGGCCGTCCTCCCCGTGGTCCTCGGCATCACCCTCGTGGCCTTCCTGCTGATCCACGCGATCCCCGGTGACCCGGCCGCGACGATCCTCTTCGGCTCGAACGCCGGTCCGGAGCAGATCGCCCAGCTGCGCAGCCAGCTCGGTCTGGACCGGCCGCTGCTGACCCAGTACCTCGACTTCCTCGGCCAGCTGCTGCACGGTGACCTCGGGACCTCCTACCTGACCTCCAACTCCGTCGCCCACGAGCTGCTCTCGCGGGCGCCGAGCACCCTGCTGCTGACCGGGGCGGCGATCGCCGTCGCGGTCGGCGTCGGGGTGCCGCTGGGGCTGGCGGCCGGGGCCCGCCCCGGGTCGGTGGTCGACCAGCTCGCGCGGGGCGTCTCGTTCCTCGGCGTGGCCATCCCGTACTTCTTCCTCGCGCTGGTGCTGGTGCTGCTGCTCAGCGTCCGGCTGGACTGGCTGCCGGCGATCGACGACGGCACCCCGCGGGGGCTGATCCTGCCGGCGGTCTCGCTCGGCTGGGGCTACGCCGCCATCCTCACCCGGCTGGTCCGCGGCCGGATCATCGAGGAGTACCGCAGCGAGTACGTCCGCTCGGCCCGCGCGCGGGGGTGCAGCGAGTGGCGGGTGCTGCTGGGGCACGCCCTGCGCAACTCCTCGATCCCGGCGATCACGACCATCGGGCTGCAGTTCGGCAACATCCTCACCGGCGCCGCGATCACCGAGGTGATCTTCGGACGGGCCGGGCTGGGCAGCTTCCTGGCGTCCTCGATCACCAGCAAGAACATCCCGGTGGTGCAGGGCGCCGTGGTGCTGATCGGGATCGCCTACGTGCTGATCAACCTCGTCGTCGACCTGCTGGTGGGTGCGGTCGACCCCCGGACCCGGCTGGCGGGGAGTGCGGCATGA
- a CDS encoding glucoamylase family protein, with translation MTMLSRRHLLAGGLAATGTAALAGGGVVTPPPATARSRPRPGYPLRRWAGDTWRSMVAMTDEGTGLTADNIEGPVTDPLRSGYTSPTNIGGYLWSTVVALELGLVGRPEGVHRIAQTLESLAGLRHHAPSGMFYNWYDEATGEVLTRWPTDGNRVDPFLSSVDNGWLAAGLMVVRRAEPAVAAQAGRLLRRMDFGAFYDPRPADHGDLGSGLLRGGFWDAEPAGASVPGTLPGTEHPVWFTPNYYDTTVSETRIASYIAIARGQVPPEHYYATWRVLPLDRDWQEQRPVGRTRRYRGLDVFEGAYTYRGLRVVPGWGGSMFEALMPDVFVPEARWAPRSWGVNHPLTVRAHREHGLEEAGYGYWGFSPASQPGGGYREYGVDAIGMNPDGYFSDVERTNADVGFGTTRPATNPTPDYGDGVVTPHASFLAMQHEPRQALANLQKMERELDVYGDGGFYDAVAVGSGTVARRYLSLDQAMVLGAIGNVAGHDVVRRAFSRGAVERTVRPLIAPERFGAGLVER, from the coding sequence ATGACCATGCTGTCGCGCCGCCACCTGCTGGCCGGGGGCCTCGCCGCCACGGGCACCGCTGCCCTCGCCGGCGGCGGGGTCGTCACCCCGCCGCCGGCGACCGCCCGCTCCCGGCCCCGACCGGGCTACCCGCTGCGGCGGTGGGCCGGCGACACCTGGCGCTCGATGGTCGCGATGACCGACGAGGGCACCGGCCTCACCGCCGACAACATCGAGGGCCCGGTGACCGACCCGCTCCGCAGCGGCTACACCTCGCCCACCAACATCGGCGGCTACCTGTGGAGCACCGTCGTCGCGCTCGAGCTGGGCCTGGTCGGGCGGCCGGAGGGCGTGCACCGGATCGCGCAGACGCTCGAGAGCCTGGCGGGCCTGCGCCACCACGCGCCCAGCGGGATGTTCTACAACTGGTACGACGAGGCGACCGGTGAGGTGCTGACCCGCTGGCCCACCGACGGCAACCGCGTCGACCCGTTCCTCTCCAGCGTGGACAACGGCTGGCTGGCGGCGGGGCTGATGGTGGTGCGCCGCGCCGAGCCGGCGGTGGCGGCGCAGGCGGGCCGGCTGCTCCGCCGGATGGACTTCGGGGCGTTCTACGACCCCCGGCCCGCCGACCACGGCGACCTGGGGTCAGGTCTGCTCCGCGGCGGCTTCTGGGACGCCGAGCCGGCCGGCGCCTCGGTGCCCGGCACCCTGCCGGGGACCGAGCACCCCGTCTGGTTCACGCCCAACTACTACGACACCACGGTCTCGGAGACCCGGATCGCCTCCTACATCGCCATCGCCCGCGGGCAGGTGCCGCCCGAGCACTACTACGCGACCTGGCGGGTGCTGCCGCTGGACCGCGACTGGCAGGAGCAGCGGCCCGTCGGCCGCACCCGGCGCTACCGCGGCCTCGACGTGTTCGAGGGCGCCTACACCTACCGCGGTCTGCGGGTCGTGCCCGGCTGGGGCGGCTCGATGTTCGAGGCGCTGATGCCCGACGTGTTCGTGCCCGAGGCGCGCTGGGCGCCCCGCTCCTGGGGCGTCAACCACCCGCTGACCGTGCGCGCGCACCGCGAGCACGGTCTCGAGGAGGCCGGCTACGGCTACTGGGGCTTCTCCCCCGCCAGCCAGCCCGGTGGCGGGTACCGGGAGTACGGCGTCGACGCGATCGGGATGAACCCCGACGGCTACTTCTCCGACGTCGAGAGGACGAACGCCGACGTCGGCTTCGGCACCACCCGACCCGCGACGAACCCGACCCCGGACTACGGCGACGGCGTGGTCACGCCGCACGCGTCCTTCCTGGCGATGCAGCACGAGCCCCGTCAGGCTCTCGCGAACCTGCAGAAGATGGAGCGCGAGCTCGACGTCTACGGCGACGGCGGCTTCTACGACGCCGTGGCCGTCGGCTCGGGCACCGTGGCCCGGCGCTACCTCTCCCTCGACCAGGCCATGGTGCTGGGCGCGATCGGGAACGTCGCCGGCCACGACGTCGTCCGGCGGGCCTTCAGCCGCGGCGCGGTCGAGCGGACCGTCCGGCCGCTGATCGCCCCGGAGCGGTTCGGGGCCGGGCTGGTCGAGCGCTGA